The Synergistota bacterium genome includes a window with the following:
- a CDS encoding NAD+ synthase: MENVEKLVDRIVAWIRGRIEEAGMMGGVVGISGGVDSAVVAVLLKKAMGDRMLGVLMPCHSNPSDTEDALTLVKTFDIPYRLVDLSPVYDVFLRVLDEEDRGGDVSLANIKPRLRMITLYYFANKLNYLVVGTGNKSELEVGYFTKYGDGGVDILPIGGLLKTQVREIARFLGIPERIITKPPSAGLWEGQTDEGEMGLTYEALDTYLLEGKGDSNIIKKIERMREKSKHKRELPQIFLP; the protein is encoded by the coding sequence TATGATGGGAGGAGTAGTTGGTATAAGTGGCGGTGTGGATTCAGCGGTTGTCGCTGTCCTTCTGAAAAAGGCAATGGGTGATAGAATGCTTGGTGTTCTTATGCCGTGTCATTCCAATCCGTCTGATACGGAAGATGCACTAACACTTGTCAAGACCTTTGATATACCCTACAGGTTGGTTGACCTTTCTCCCGTTTATGATGTTTTTCTTCGAGTCCTTGATGAAGAAGATAGAGGTGGGGATGTATCTCTCGCTAATATAAAACCTCGCTTAAGAATGATAACCTTATACTATTTCGCGAATAAGCTAAACTATCTTGTCGTTGGCACCGGCAACAAAAGCGAGCTTGAGGTAGGATATTTTACCAAGTATGGGGATGGAGGGGTAGATATCCTTCCTATAGGTGGGCTTCTTAAAACTCAGGTTAGAGAAATAGCCCGGTTTTTGGGAATCCCTGAGAGGATAATAACTAAGCCTCCATCTGCGGGGCTCTGGGAAGGGCAGACAGACGAAGGAGAAATGGGTTTGACTTATGAAGCGCTTGATACTTATCTTCTTGAGGGTAAGGGAGATTCCAATATAATCAAGAAAATTGAGAGGATGAGGGAGAAAAGCAAGCATAAGAGGGAACTCCCTCAGATTTTCCTGCCTTAG